In one window of Methanolobus mangrovi DNA:
- a CDS encoding methyl-accepting chemotaxis protein codes for MLGKNNKLYNEIIDVLNSIEKGESDSRLNLQSSGIEREMTEALNAFLDKATGWKNEVAEQKIHSEQTSLKIEKSNKLHNDVINILNSTTNGSSGSKLSLQVDGTEGKMVEALNTFLDKATGWKKDVDEQKKLHDQINLLVSSAIEGKLDVRADPENFEGEFKELVLGINEMLDSIIRPFTAASKYVDRLSKGDIPPKITKEFKGDYNDFKNNLNICVDAINALIKDSESLAIAGAEGRVDMRVDATRHGGEFRTIIENLNNTLDSIARPLNESTDILLKLAENDFENSVNGEYNGVFKNNAYAVNEVRNRLLNIQRTFEFMARGDFSDLERYKQAGKRSENDKLLPYTIRLMETVKGMADEFIELGHATEDGKLDYRVDPSKFDGLFQEAVSTVNTAFDAMIAPLNVTAEYVDRISKGDIPEKITDDYKGDFNEIKNNINACIDGIGGMVEANNVLQKMAVNDFTMDVKGDYQGIYYEVGQAVNEVRNRLLNIQRTFEFMAKGDFSDLERYKQAGKRSENDKLLPYTIGLMETVKGMADEFIALGHAAESGNLEHRAESSRFQGLFNEATTTVNKAFDAVICPLKMTAEYVDQIAKGEIPEKINDEYKGDFNILKNNINGCIDGLGGLVESNEILQLMVNNDHTRKVEGNYQGIYAEVASATNGVRERILTTMSVNKKIAVGDLSNLEGLKKIGKRSENDELIPCYISMMSNIEGIVNEFIKLGNAAEAGNLDYRADGSLYEGRFSDAINTVNLAIDALVNPLNEAMRIVNKYSEGDLDARFDFVTKGDFKLFSDTLDDFGGNLQAIIADSSSVLGEISNNNLSRAVSVHGVGEFKVLTDGVENTRLSLNDVVSMVYDSSRNVASTAEEMSASVEQMSSSSYQVADTVSEISRGAQSQASKTEEVSRAMVDMTMTVQEVATNSQKAAENAKESNELINSLGVIAKDLLVKMNSIRNATSESSGVIMELDGKSKQIGEIVNLITNIADQTNLLALNAAIEAARAGEHGRGFAVVADEVRKLAEDSGNAAKQISTLIGEIQEGTHNAVTSMQQGSEEVETGASAINEVANVIEDVVAAGNLIASMVQDIAAAAQEQSASIEEVTSSIEEVSAISEESAAGTEEASAAVQEQSATMQELSRSAEDLSSLAGEMKAVVDKFILDSSSTSGGQSKGPARSQGIEKKEHALV; via the coding sequence TGTTAGGGAAAAACAACAAACTATACAATGAAATCATTGATGTTTTGAATTCCATCGAAAAAGGTGAGTCTGATTCCAGACTAAACCTTCAAAGCAGTGGGATTGAAAGAGAGATGACAGAAGCATTGAATGCTTTTCTGGACAAGGCCACGGGGTGGAAGAACGAAGTGGCAGAACAGAAAATACATTCTGAGCAGACTTCTCTTAAAATAGAAAAGAGCAACAAGTTGCATAATGATGTAATCAATATTTTGAATTCTACTACTAACGGCAGTTCTGGTTCAAAACTCAGCCTTCAGGTCGATGGTACAGAAGGCAAGATGGTAGAAGCATTGAATACTTTTCTTGACAAGGCCACAGGGTGGAAAAAGGATGTAGATGAGCAGAAGAAGCTTCATGATCAGATCAATCTATTGGTGAGTTCCGCCATTGAAGGTAAACTTGATGTTCGTGCAGACCCTGAGAATTTTGAAGGCGAATTCAAAGAACTTGTTCTTGGGATCAATGAAATGCTTGATTCGATTATCAGACCTTTCACAGCAGCATCCAAATATGTGGATCGGCTTTCAAAGGGAGATATCCCTCCGAAGATCACAAAGGAATTCAAAGGCGATTATAATGATTTCAAGAACAACCTGAACATCTGTGTCGATGCGATCAATGCACTTATCAAAGACTCGGAGAGCCTTGCAATAGCAGGCGCAGAAGGTAGAGTTGATATGCGTGTCGATGCAACACGTCATGGTGGTGAGTTCAGGACTATCATAGAGAACCTTAATAATACTCTCGACTCAATTGCAAGACCACTGAATGAGAGCACTGATATTCTTCTCAAGCTGGCTGAGAACGACTTTGAGAACAGTGTTAATGGTGAATATAATGGAGTATTCAAGAATAATGCCTATGCTGTAAATGAGGTACGTAACAGGTTATTGAACATCCAGCGTACATTCGAGTTCATGGCCAGAGGTGATTTCAGTGACCTTGAAAGATATAAGCAAGCAGGCAAGCGTTCTGAAAATGATAAGCTGTTGCCATACACTATCAGACTTATGGAAACGGTTAAGGGAATGGCCGATGAGTTCATTGAACTTGGTCATGCTACAGAAGATGGAAAGCTAGACTACAGGGTAGATCCTTCAAAGTTTGATGGTCTTTTCCAGGAGGCTGTCAGTACTGTAAATACTGCATTTGATGCCATGATTGCTCCGCTTAATGTGACGGCTGAATATGTTGATCGTATCTCCAAAGGTGACATCCCTGAAAAGATAACTGATGACTATAAAGGTGATTTCAACGAGATAAAGAATAACATCAATGCATGTATTGATGGCATCGGTGGTATGGTCGAAGCAAACAATGTGTTGCAAAAAATGGCAGTAAACGATTTTACAATGGATGTGAAAGGAGATTATCAGGGTATCTATTATGAAGTAGGCCAGGCTGTAAACGAAGTTCGCAACAGGCTCCTGAATATCCAGCGTACATTCGAATTCATGGCCAAGGGTGATTTCAGTGACCTTGAAAGATATAAGCAAGCAGGCAAACGTTCTGAGAATGATAAACTGTTGCCATACACCATTGGACTCATGGAAACAGTCAAGGGAATGGCCGATGAGTTCATTGCTCTGGGGCACGCTGCCGAATCAGGTAATCTTGAGCACAGAGCTGAATCTTCACGATTCCAGGGTCTTTTCAATGAAGCGACTACAACTGTGAACAAAGCATTTGATGCTGTTATCTGTCCTTTGAAAATGACAGCTGAGTATGTTGACCAGATAGCAAAGGGAGAGATACCTGAAAAGATCAATGATGAATACAAGGGTGACTTCAATATTCTCAAGAACAACATCAATGGTTGTATCGATGGTCTCGGTGGTCTTGTAGAGTCCAATGAAATTCTGCAGCTTATGGTTAACAACGATCATACAAGAAAAGTTGAAGGTAATTACCAGGGAATCTATGCTGAAGTGGCATCCGCTACAAATGGTGTTCGTGAAAGAATCCTGACCACAATGAGTGTGAACAAGAAGATCGCTGTTGGTGACCTGAGCAATCTTGAAGGGCTTAAGAAGATTGGCAAACGCTCCGAGAATGATGAGCTCATCCCATGTTACATTTCAATGATGAGCAACATCGAGGGTATTGTAAATGAGTTCATAAAACTTGGTAACGCAGCGGAGGCCGGTAACCTTGACTACAGGGCAGATGGCTCCCTTTATGAGGGACGTTTCAGCGACGCTATCAATACTGTCAACCTGGCTATAGATGCGCTTGTGAATCCACTTAATGAGGCAATGCGTATAGTCAATAAGTATTCTGAAGGTGACCTTGATGCAAGGTTCGACTTCGTAACAAAGGGTGATTTCAAGTTATTCTCCGATACACTCGATGATTTCGGTGGAAACCTGCAGGCAATAATTGCAGATTCCTCCAGTGTGCTGGGAGAAATTTCAAATAACAACCTCAGCAGGGCAGTCTCTGTTCACGGTGTTGGAGAGTTCAAGGTACTGACAGATGGTGTTGAGAACACAAGACTATCATTGAATGATGTTGTTTCAATGGTATATGACAGCTCAAGGAATGTTGCATCAACAGCCGAGGAGATGTCAGCTTCTGTTGAACAGATGTCTTCTTCGTCCTATCAGGTAGCTGATACGGTTTCAGAAATCTCGAGAGGGGCACAGAGCCAGGCATCAAAGACCGAAGAGGTCTCAAGGGCAATGGTAGATATGACTATGACTGTGCAGGAAGTTGCCACGAATTCACAAAAAGCAGCAGAGAATGCAAAGGAGTCTAATGAACTGATCAATAGTCTTGGTGTAATTGCCAAAGATCTCCTTGTCAAGATGAATTCCATCAGGAATGCAACTTCAGAGTCTTCCGGTGTCATAATGGAACTTGATGGCAAGTCCAAGCAGATAGGTGAGATTGTCAATCTGATCACTAACATTGCAGACCAGACCAATCTGCTTGCACTGAATGCAGCAATTGAAGCAGCACGTGCAGGTGAGCATGGCCGTGGATTTGCCGTTGTGGCGGATGAAGTGAGGAAACTTGCTGAGGATTCAGGTAATGCCGCCAAACAGATCTCAACACTCATCGGGGAGATACAGGAAGGCACGCACAATGCTGTTACATCCATGCAGCAGGGTTCTGAAGAGGTTGAGACTGGTGCATCTGCCATTAATGAAGTAGCTAATGTCATTGAAGATGTGGTTGCTGCAGGTAACCTGATAGCAAGTATGGTTCAGGATATTGCAGCTGCTGCACAAGAACAGTCTGCTTCTATTGAAGAAGTCACTTCTTCTATTGAAGAGGTCAGTGCAATATCAGAAGAATCCGCAGCAGGAACAGAAGAAGCATCTGCAGCGGTTCAGGAACAAAGCGCAACAATGCAGGAACTTTCAAGATCAGCAGAAGATCTCTCAAGCCTTGCAGGTGAGATGAAAGCAGTCGTTGATAAGTTTATACTGGATTCTTCGTCTACCTCAGGTGGACAAAGTAAAGGCCCTGCAAGAAGCCAGGGAATAGAAAAGAAAGAGCATGCTCTTGTTTAA